cagccctgctgctgctccaccgGAGCCCCCTGGCATCCGCAGAAAACACCTCTGTGTGCCCAAGGCAATGTTGGGGGGCTGAGGACAGAGCCAGGGGACTGCAGTGTCCCCAAGCTGTGCAGGGATTGTCCCCACGGGCTGTGGGGCTCACTCCCCCCAGGGCTATCGGTGCCGGTGCTCCAGCAGAGCCTCGAAGTCCGGGGAACACACCAGCTTGTGCTTCACGTGGCCCAGGACGATCATCTCGCCTGTCCGGTTGTCACCGATGCCGACGGACACCAGCTCCTGTGCCGGAGCGGGGGACACCCATGAGCACCCCATTCCCATgggaaatcatagaatggtttatcCTTTAACCACGGGGGCAGAAAGGCTGAGGTCCCTGCCTGCTTTGGGGGGACACGTCCTGGAGGAGATGCCCCCAGGGTGTGGGTAGCAGGGGGACACAAGAGCAGGATCCTTCCCCCGCTGCCACCCCCATCCCCTAAGTGATAGCACTGCCCTGCTCCCCGCACTggtcccagggacccccccaggggctATCTCAGGGATCAGGTCCCTGGCACCCCCCCGTACCTGCAGGAAGGagcagggggtccccatggtcacGTCCAGGGTCACTtttcccagcaccagctgcacttTTCCTGACTTGCGGACAAGCAGTTTCCCCACCTGCCCCTCAGGGAGGTCGGCCAGGGTGCAGGTGTTCTCCGCCTGCCTCGCCTCCTGCAAGGGACACGGTGGGACATGAGGGGGACATCGCCGTGGGACATCACCCCACTGTCCCACATCCACCCCCCTGAGCGCCTACCTGGCTTTTCTCCTGtttcaccaccaccacctgccCTTCCTCGTTCTGCAGCTCCGTCTTGATGGGTTTGGTGTCGTGGGTGGGGGGCTGGCCGGGCAGCGTGTCAGgcagctgcaggaacagcagCTCCTCCTCGGGCGACAGGCTCAGCCGCTCCAGCAGCTCGGCCACCGAGACATCCCGGGGAAAACCGGGGGGGCCCTTAATTTGCACTGGCTCGGGCTGGGGGTCCTCGTCACACGGCTCTTCTTTCACTGGGGAGAGGTGTCCGGTGGGCACGGGGAAGgggaacccccccagccccattttgcTGAGTTTACCCCCCACCCCATGGCACCTTTCACCGCTGGGGGGTCCAgctccatcttctcctccttgggcagccagggcttggtgTCATCCTGCTCTGTCACCTCCTCCTTGAAGAGCCATCCCGAGTGGGCCAGCGGCAGCTGCACCGGCTTGTTGCG
This DNA window, taken from Patagioenas fasciata isolate bPatFas1 chromosome 26, bPatFas1.hap1, whole genome shotgun sequence, encodes the following:
- the POLR3D gene encoding DNA-directed RNA polymerase III subunit RPC4 isoform X2; its protein translation is MAEGGSGGSGDSGSPGSLRPALPGARGVLGRRPAGPPLTPGRLPSIRSRDLTLGGVKKKTFTPNIISRKIKEEPKEDVSVKKEKKERDRDRQRDGHGRGRGRPEVIQSHSIFEQGPAEMMKKKGSWDKTVDMADFGPSHIINIKKEKRETDEETKQILRMLQKDDFLDDPGLKNDIRNKPVQLPLAHSGWLFKEEVTEQDDTKPWLPKEEKMELDPPAVKVKEEPCDEDPQPEPVQIKGPPGFPRDVSVAELLERLSLSPEEELLFLQLPDTLPGQPPTHDTKPIKTELQNEEGQVVVVKQEKSQEARQAENTCTLADLPEGQVGKLLVRKSGKVQLVLGKVTLDVTMGTPCSFLQELVSVGIGDNRTGEMIVLGHVKHKLVCSPDFEALLEHRHR
- the POLR3D gene encoding DNA-directed RNA polymerase III subunit RPC4 isoform X1, giving the protein MAEGGSGGSGDSGSPGSLRPALPGARGVLGRRPAGPPLTPGRLPSIRSRDLTLGGVKKKTFTPNIISRKIKEEPKEDVSVKKEKKERDRDRQRDGHGRGRGRPEVIQSHSIFEQGPAEMMKKKAGSWDKTVDMADFGPSHIINIKKEKRETDEETKQILRMLQKDDFLDDPGLKNDIRNKPVQLPLAHSGWLFKEEVTEQDDTKPWLPKEEKMELDPPAVKVKEEPCDEDPQPEPVQIKGPPGFPRDVSVAELLERLSLSPEEELLFLQLPDTLPGQPPTHDTKPIKTELQNEEGQVVVVKQEKSQEARQAENTCTLADLPEGQVGKLLVRKSGKVQLVLGKVTLDVTMGTPCSFLQELVSVGIGDNRTGEMIVLGHVKHKLVCSPDFEALLEHRHR